The following coding sequences are from one Gammaproteobacteria bacterium window:
- a CDS encoding type II toxin-antitoxin system HicB family antitoxin, whose product MEQIANLHIEKLPEGLYLATCDDIPGLIAQGRTITETVEIARDVAKKLLEAQAERDQQAKLTSIEDSFDYPLILSL is encoded by the coding sequence ATGGAACAGATTGCTAATTTACACATAGAAAAACTGCCTGAAGGCCTTTATCTCGCCACCTGTGATGATATTCCCGGCTTGATCGCTCAGGGTCGCACCATTACAGAGACCGTAGAGATTGCCCGCGATGTCGCGAAGAAATTACTGGAAGCGCAAGCTGAAAGAGATCAACAAGCCAAGTTGACATCAATCGAGGATTCGTTTGATTACCCCTTGATTTTGAGCCTCTGA
- the recN gene encoding DNA repair protein RecN, with protein MLTHIQIKNFAIIDQSELELSSGMTALTGETGAGKSILLDALGMVLGDRADSGSVRHGAARAEISASFDLHSLERVQNWLCEQELDDEHECILRRVIGKDGRSKAFINARPVPLQTLRKLGEQLIDLHGQHEHQSLTKKEVQRQLLDDYANNDTLLKRVANEYQQWKQLNDQLQRLHDKNGSRNEAELLRYQVEELEALELTAENLQQLDEEHRRLSHAEQLINSCQSLLDQLYETEPSIHTQLSHGISELDGLSKLDSDLQPTIELLNNALIQNDEAATALRDYLSGIELDPNRLAWIEERLTTVQDLARKHHINAEQLPQRLTDLQQRLGEWDDLEHNLAALQQQLAELEIQYRHHAQQLHEARCKAAKRLGTAVSASLAELGMPGGRFEVEVIELENRHFSSHGFDDVSYKVSANPGQPTKPLQKVASGGELSRISLAIQMISSQKASIPTLIFDEVDSGIGGGVAETVGGQLRALGERGQVLCVTHLPQVAAQAHHHLKVSKVLGNKSTLATVEELTAEQRVEEIARMLGGSEITAQSLAHATEMINLTQT; from the coding sequence ATGCTGACCCACATCCAGATTAAAAATTTCGCCATTATCGACCAATCGGAGCTGGAACTCAGCTCCGGCATGACCGCCCTCACAGGGGAGACCGGCGCAGGAAAATCCATTTTGCTCGACGCGCTCGGCATGGTACTCGGAGATCGCGCCGACAGCGGCTCCGTGCGTCACGGCGCAGCCCGCGCCGAAATCAGCGCCAGCTTTGATCTGCACTCCCTTGAGCGAGTACAGAACTGGCTCTGTGAACAAGAATTGGACGATGAACACGAGTGCATTTTGCGCCGTGTCATCGGCAAAGACGGTCGCTCCAAAGCCTTTATCAACGCTCGCCCTGTCCCTCTGCAAACCTTGCGTAAACTGGGCGAACAGCTCATCGACCTGCACGGCCAACACGAACATCAATCGCTAACCAAAAAAGAGGTGCAGCGCCAACTGCTGGATGACTACGCCAACAACGACACCCTGCTCAAACGAGTCGCCAACGAATACCAGCAGTGGAAACAGCTCAATGACCAACTGCAACGTTTGCATGACAAAAACGGCTCCCGCAACGAAGCTGAACTGCTGCGCTACCAAGTGGAAGAGCTAGAAGCACTGGAACTGACCGCCGAAAATCTGCAACAACTGGATGAAGAACATCGCCGCCTGAGTCACGCCGAGCAACTGATCAACAGTTGCCAAAGTCTGCTTGATCAACTCTACGAGACGGAACCTTCAATCCACACCCAGCTCAGCCACGGCATCAGCGAACTGGACGGTCTAAGCAAGCTGGACAGCGACCTGCAACCCACCATCGAACTGCTCAACAACGCCCTGATTCAGAACGACGAAGCGGCCACCGCCCTGCGCGATTACCTCAGCGGCATCGAACTAGACCCCAATCGCCTCGCGTGGATCGAAGAGCGCCTCACCACGGTGCAAGATCTGGCACGCAAACACCACATCAACGCCGAACAACTCCCCCAACGCCTAACGGATCTGCAACAGCGCCTTGGCGAATGGGACGATCTAGAACACAATCTGGCCGCGCTGCAACAACAACTGGCGGAACTGGAAATCCAATACCGCCACCACGCTCAACAACTGCACGAAGCGCGTTGTAAAGCGGCCAAACGGCTCGGCACAGCGGTCAGTGCCAGTTTGGCTGAGCTGGGAATGCCCGGCGGTCGTTTTGAAGTGGAGGTAATCGAACTGGAAAACCGTCACTTTAGCAGCCACGGTTTTGATGATGTCAGCTACAAGGTGAGCGCCAACCCAGGCCAGCCCACCAAGCCCCTGCAAAAGGTCGCCTCCGGTGGTGAGCTGTCACGCATCAGCCTCGCCATTCAGATGATCAGCTCACAAAAAGCCAGCATCCCAACCCTAATTTTTGACGAAGTGGACAGCGGCATTGGCGGCGGTGTGGCCGAAACCGTCGGCGGTCAACTGCGCGCACTGGGCGAACGAGGGCAAGTGCTCTGCGTCACCCATTTGCCACAAGTGGCCGCTCAAGCGCACCACCACCTTAAAGTAAGCAAAGTGCTGGGCAACAAGTCCACCCTTGCCACCGTCGAAGAATTAACCGCTGAACAACGAGTGGAAGAGATCGCACGTATGTTGGGTGGCAGCGAGATCACCGCGCAAAGTTTGGCGCACGCCACCGAGATGATTAACCTAACCCAAACTTGA
- a CDS encoding type II toxin-antitoxin system PemK/MazF family toxin, producing MKRGEVWWATLDEPRGSEPGYRRPVVVVSSNEFNQSKISTAIVAVVTSNLRLAEAPGNFSISKKESGLSKESVVNLSQLLTLDKSFLSKKSDALSAKKRLAMNEGLRLVLSL from the coding sequence GTGAAACGAGGCGAAGTTTGGTGGGCGACTTTGGATGAACCTCGCGGCTCAGAACCCGGTTATCGCCGCCCTGTGGTTGTGGTCTCCTCCAATGAGTTTAATCAAAGCAAAATCAGTACAGCCATTGTTGCAGTAGTCACATCTAATCTTCGTTTGGCCGAGGCACCTGGTAATTTTTCCATCTCAAAAAAAGAATCCGGCCTCAGCAAAGAATCCGTTGTAAACCTATCTCAATTGCTGACACTGGATAAATCATTTTTATCAAAAAAATCGGATGCGTTATCGGCAAAAAAACGGCTGGCTATGAACGAAGGTTTAAGGTTGGTATTGTCGCTGTAA
- a CDS encoding type II toxin-antitoxin system HicA family toxin, which yields MGRLAGFKYRQIIKKLKKLGFEFDRQAAGSHEIWFNPTTNKYTTIPNHPGDMPEGTLRAILKQAGISTDPFLNA from the coding sequence ATGGGAAGACTCGCGGGTTTCAAGTACCGGCAGATCATTAAAAAGCTAAAAAAACTCGGGTTTGAATTTGATCGCCAAGCAGCCGGTTCCCATGAGATCTGGTTTAACCCAACAACCAATAAATACACAACCATTCCCAATCACCCTGGAGATATGCCGGAAGGAACACTCCGAGCCATTCTCAAGCAGGCGGGAATTTCTACAGACCCATTTTTGAATGCTTAG